A region from the Candidatus Electrothrix scaldis genome encodes:
- the nifK gene encoding nitrogenase molybdenum-iron protein subunit beta — protein sequence MLLRHTPKEISERKALAINPAKTCQPIGAMYAALGIHGCLPHSHGSQGCCAYHRSTLTRHYKEPISAGTSSFTEGASVFGGQANLMQAFNNIFTVYNPEIIAVHTTCLSETIGDDLPQIRKKGIKEGKIPEGKEVIYASTPSYVGSHVTGFSNMVKGMTMLAETTGKKNGKVNLIPGWVEPCDMEELKRMSKLMGVSTIMFPDTSGVLNSPLTGEYKMFPDGGTTIAELKSSGDSVGTLALGEWCSGDAARELDKKNKVPCTVLDMPFGLKATDRFVDALRTIAGVSVPEEIMNERGQLVDLISDMHQYFYNKKVALAGDPDQLIAMTEFLVSIDMCPVHIVTGTPGKKFEKRIKEITKDMPFEVNVKAKGDFFLLHQWMKNEPVDLLISNTYGKYIARDEDVPFVRWGFPILDRQGHQYFPTVGYKGGLRLLEKILTAVLDRKDRDDSESKFELVL from the coding sequence ATGTTATTACGACATACTCCCAAAGAAATCAGCGAGCGCAAAGCCTTGGCCATTAATCCGGCTAAGACCTGCCAGCCCATCGGTGCTATGTATGCGGCTCTGGGCATCCACGGATGTCTGCCGCACAGCCACGGATCTCAGGGCTGTTGCGCTTACCATCGTTCAACTCTGACCCGGCATTATAAAGAGCCCATTTCTGCCGGTACCAGCTCCTTTACTGAGGGTGCATCTGTATTCGGTGGTCAGGCGAACCTGATGCAGGCTTTTAATAATATTTTTACAGTCTACAATCCGGAAATCATAGCGGTACATACCACCTGTCTGTCAGAGACCATTGGTGATGACCTTCCCCAGATTCGTAAAAAAGGAATCAAAGAGGGTAAGATTCCTGAGGGTAAAGAAGTTATCTACGCTTCTACCCCCAGCTATGTAGGCTCTCATGTAACCGGTTTCTCTAACATGGTAAAAGGAATGACCATGTTGGCTGAGACAACCGGCAAGAAAAACGGCAAGGTAAACCTGATCCCTGGTTGGGTTGAGCCCTGCGATATGGAAGAGCTGAAGCGGATGAGCAAGCTGATGGGTGTTTCCACCATCATGTTCCCGGATACCTCTGGTGTCCTGAACAGCCCGCTGACCGGCGAGTACAAGATGTTCCCGGATGGAGGAACCACTATTGCCGAGCTGAAATCTTCCGGCGATTCCGTAGGTACTTTGGCTCTGGGTGAGTGGTGCTCCGGTGATGCAGCTCGTGAGCTGGACAAGAAGAATAAAGTACCTTGCACCGTACTGGACATGCCTTTTGGCCTCAAAGCAACTGATCGTTTTGTTGATGCTTTGCGGACCATTGCTGGCGTAAGCGTACCTGAAGAAATCATGAACGAGCGTGGTCAGCTGGTTGATCTGATTTCTGATATGCATCAGTACTTCTATAACAAGAAAGTAGCCTTGGCTGGTGATCCTGATCAGCTCATCGCTATGACAGAGTTCCTGGTCTCCATTGACATGTGTCCTGTACACATCGTTACCGGTACCCCGGGTAAGAAGTTTGAGAAACGTATCAAGGAGATCACCAAAGATATGCCTTTCGAAGTGAATGTAAAGGCAAAAGGCGATTTTTTCCTCCTCCACCAGTGGATGAAGAATGAGCCGGTTGATCTGCTGATCAGCAACACCTATGGCAAGTACATTGCCCGTGACGAAGATGTACCTTTTGTCCGCTGGGGCTTCCCCATCCTGGATCGTCAGGGACATCAGTACTTCCCCACTGTTGGTTACAAAGGTGGCCTCCGTCTCCTGGAGAAGATCCTCACTGCTGTGCTTGATCGCAAAGATCGTGACGATTCTGAAAGCAAATTCGAGTTGGTGCTGTAA
- the nifH gene encoding nitrogenase iron protein: protein MRKVAIYGKGGIGKSTTTQNTVAGLVELGRKVMVVGCDPKADSTRLLLGGLAQKSVLDTLREEGEDVELEDIRKEGYGGTWCVESGGPEPGVGCAGRGIITSINMLESLGAYEESEGLDYAFYDVLGDVVCGGFAMPIRDGKAQEIYIVCSGEMMAMYAANNISKGINKFAQSGDVRLGGLICNSRAVDNEKEMIEEFAKKLGTQMIWFVPRDNDVQRAEINRKTVIEWKPDVPQADAYRGLAKAIDDNKMFVVPTPLEIEDLEKLLMDYGLMN from the coding sequence ATGAGAAAGGTAGCAATCTACGGCAAGGGTGGAATCGGAAAATCTACAACAACTCAGAACACAGTTGCTGGACTGGTTGAGCTGGGAAGAAAAGTTATGGTTGTTGGCTGTGACCCTAAAGCTGACTCTACTCGTCTGCTGCTCGGCGGTTTGGCCCAGAAGTCTGTTCTTGATACCCTGCGCGAAGAAGGTGAGGACGTAGAACTCGAGGATATCCGCAAAGAAGGTTACGGTGGAACTTGGTGTGTTGAGTCCGGTGGACCCGAGCCGGGTGTTGGTTGTGCTGGTCGCGGTATTATCACCTCTATTAACATGCTGGAGTCTCTGGGTGCTTACGAAGAGAGCGAAGGGCTGGATTACGCTTTCTATGACGTACTTGGTGACGTTGTATGTGGTGGGTTTGCTATGCCTATCCGCGACGGTAAAGCTCAGGAGATCTACATTGTTTGCTCCGGTGAGATGATGGCTATGTACGCTGCAAATAACATCTCTAAAGGTATCAATAAGTTCGCACAGTCTGGTGATGTTCGTCTTGGTGGACTGATTTGTAACTCTCGTGCAGTTGATAACGAGAAAGAGATGATTGAAGAGTTCGCTAAGAAGCTGGGAACCCAGATGATCTGGTTTGTACCGCGTGACAACGATGTACAGCGTGCTGAGATCAACCGTAAGACAGTTATTGAGTGGAAGCCCGATGTGCCGCAGGCAGATGCTTACCGTGGACTGGCTAAGGCTATTGACGATAACAAGATGTTCGTTGTTCCTACTCCGCTTGAGATTGAAGATCTGGAGAAACTTCTCATGGATTATGGCCTGATGAACTAA
- the nifD gene encoding nitrogenase molybdenum-iron protein alpha chain, translating to MGAAEKLVQWDPTDVKAELIKKYPPKVARKRAKQIMINEALENGTPEITANVRTIPGIITMRGCTYAGCKGVIMGPTRDIVNLVHGPIGCSFYAWLTRRNQTDPGPDDSPDNENFMNYCFSTDMQDQDIIFGGEKKLAAAVQEAYDLFHPKSIAIFATCPVGLIGDDIHTVAKNMKAKFGDCNVYAFSCEGYKGVSQSAGHHIANNQVFRHIVGENDEPIEGKYKINLLGEYNIGGDGFEIDRIFKKCGITNVSTFSGNSTYNQFATAHQADLNAVMCHRSINYVADMLETKFGIPWIKVNFIGANATAKSLRKIAAYFEDQELIDKVEAVIAEEMPEVDAAAQGAKLHTDGKTAMMFVGGSRAHHYQELFKELGMKTISAGYEFAHRDDYEGREVLPTIKLDADSRNIEEIEVEADPERFNPRKSDEAMKSLEESGLKFKEYKGLAPDMEEGTLVIDDLNQYEAEKLVELMKPDIFCAGIKEKFSIQKLGVPMKQLHSYDSGGPYAGFQGAINFYKEIDRLVSSKVWSYMKAPWQENPQLSGTFVWE from the coding sequence ATGGGAGCAGCAGAAAAACTGGTGCAGTGGGATCCCACCGATGTTAAGGCGGAGCTGATTAAGAAGTATCCGCCCAAGGTGGCCCGAAAACGCGCCAAGCAGATAATGATTAATGAAGCCTTGGAGAATGGTACGCCGGAGATTACGGCAAACGTTCGTACCATCCCTGGCATCATCACCATGCGCGGGTGTACATACGCTGGTTGTAAGGGCGTTATCATGGGACCGACTCGCGATATTGTCAATCTGGTTCACGGACCCATCGGGTGTAGCTTTTACGCTTGGTTGACCCGACGTAATCAGACTGATCCAGGTCCGGATGACAGTCCTGATAACGAGAACTTCATGAACTACTGTTTTTCCACCGATATGCAGGATCAGGATATTATCTTCGGTGGGGAGAAGAAACTGGCTGCCGCAGTTCAGGAAGCGTATGACCTGTTTCATCCCAAGTCTATCGCTATCTTTGCAACCTGTCCGGTCGGTTTGATCGGTGATGATATTCACACCGTTGCAAAGAACATGAAAGCAAAATTTGGCGATTGTAACGTCTATGCTTTCAGCTGTGAGGGCTACAAAGGTGTTTCTCAGTCAGCTGGTCATCATATCGCCAATAATCAGGTTTTCCGTCATATCGTTGGTGAGAATGACGAACCGATTGAAGGTAAGTACAAAATCAACCTGCTCGGTGAGTACAACATCGGTGGTGATGGGTTCGAGATTGATCGAATTTTTAAAAAATGCGGTATTACCAATGTCTCAACCTTTTCCGGTAACTCCACGTATAACCAGTTCGCTACAGCACATCAGGCTGATTTGAACGCGGTTATGTGTCATCGGTCCATCAACTACGTGGCCGATATGCTGGAAACCAAATTCGGTATTCCCTGGATCAAGGTGAACTTCATCGGCGCTAACGCTACAGCGAAGTCTCTGCGTAAGATTGCTGCCTACTTTGAGGATCAGGAGCTGATTGACAAAGTAGAAGCTGTCATCGCTGAAGAAATGCCTGAGGTAGATGCTGCTGCTCAGGGTGCGAAGTTGCATACCGATGGCAAGACCGCCATGATGTTTGTGGGTGGTTCTCGTGCGCATCATTACCAGGAGCTGTTCAAAGAGTTGGGTATGAAGACCATCTCTGCTGGTTATGAGTTTGCCCATCGTGATGACTACGAGGGTCGTGAAGTACTGCCGACCATCAAGCTTGATGCCGATAGTCGGAATATTGAGGAAATCGAGGTAGAGGCAGATCCAGAGCGTTTCAATCCGCGTAAGAGCGATGAGGCTATGAAGTCTCTGGAAGAGAGCGGTCTGAAGTTTAAAGAGTACAAAGGGCTTGCTCCAGATATGGAAGAAGGCACCTTAGTTATCGATGACTTGAACCAGTACGAAGCTGAGAAGCTGGTTGAGCTGATGAAGCCGGATATCTTCTGCGCTGGTATCAAAGAAAAATTCTCCATCCAGAAGCTGGGTGTACCCATGAAGCAGCTGCACAGCTATGATTCTGGTGGACCTTATGCCGGATTTCAGGGCGCGATCAACTTCTATAAAGAGATTGATCGGCTGGTGAGCAGCAAAGTCTGGAGCTACATGAAGGCTCCTTGGCAGGAAAATCCGCAGCTCTCCGGCACCTTTGTCTGGGAATAA
- a CDS encoding P-II family nitrogen regulator, protein MLMIRAIVRPEKSDDILAALMDAGFPAVTKYSVAGRGKQRGIKIGDVTYDEIPKMMLMSVVQDEDKDFVIQTIMDTARTSEKGAFGDGKIFVSEVEEVYTISSGVKEGAVEEAA, encoded by the coding sequence ATGTTAATGATTAGAGCCATCGTTCGTCCGGAGAAATCCGATGACATTCTTGCTGCCCTCATGGATGCAGGTTTTCCGGCAGTAACCAAATATTCCGTGGCTGGACGCGGTAAACAACGTGGTATTAAAATCGGTGACGTCACCTATGATGAGATTCCGAAAATGATGCTGATGTCCGTCGTTCAGGACGAAGATAAAGATTTTGTAATCCAAACCATCATGGATACCGCCAGAACCTCTGAGAAGGGTGCTTTTGGTGACGGTAAGATTTTTGTAAGTGAAGTTGAGGAAGTCTATACCATCAGTTCCGGAGTTAAAGAAGGAGCCGTTGAGGAGGCCGCGTAA
- a CDS encoding P-II family nitrogen regulator yields the protein MKEVVAVVRINMMNQTKQALSDVGVDAYFVREAQGRGKGFANPKVLEGVDNGYEEAAAVLGEKGKLYPKRVVTVVVEDDKVEDVVKAIIEPNQTGKPGDGKIFVLPVSDSVRVRTGETGEAAIV from the coding sequence ATGAAAGAAGTCGTCGCTGTGGTACGCATCAATATGATGAACCAGACCAAGCAGGCTTTAAGCGATGTCGGGGTTGACGCATATTTTGTCCGTGAGGCTCAGGGCCGGGGCAAAGGTTTTGCTAATCCTAAGGTGCTTGAAGGGGTCGATAACGGATACGAGGAAGCGGCAGCCGTGCTGGGAGAAAAAGGAAAACTTTATCCCAAGCGAGTGGTAACCGTGGTGGTTGAGGACGACAAGGTAGAAGACGTTGTCAAAGCTATTATTGAGCCTAACCAGACCGGAAAGCCGGGTGACGGCAAGATTTTTGTCTTGCCAGTATCTGATTCTGTCCGGGTTCGGACTGGAGAGACAGGCGAGGCAGCTATCGTCTGA